A genomic segment from Helicobacteraceae bacterium encodes:
- a CDS encoding prepilin-type N-terminal cleavage/methylation domain-containing protein, with amino-acid sequence MRNAFSMIELIVTIILIGIIFAAVPGLLLKSVESDIASLEGEALYHAAAKIQEIIAQPHNSLLNRDDLRGKPLVINYGAGINPICPLVADGSITETRGVAELKSSASGIALKRDSLCYNASATDIIGGIGLVEPQSAINEYHGWTQRDFSQGYRLDVTITPISDNHVADFGNPPNWTNWPSAGAAPSDLLLITVRVAYDDTDETIGVLRYAASNVGKR; translated from the coding sequence ATAGGGATAATATTCGCGGCGGTTCCCGGACTATTGCTTAAATCTGTTGAGTCCGATATAGCCTCCCTAGAAGGGGAGGCGCTCTATCACGCCGCCGCGAAAATACAGGAGATAATCGCTCAGCCGCACAACAGCCTTCTTAATAGAGACGATTTGAGAGGCAAGCCGCTGGTTATCAACTATGGAGCGGGCATTAACCCGATCTGCCCCCTTGTCGCGGATGGAAGCATTACGGAAACAAGGGGCGTTGCGGAGCTTAAATCTTCCGCGTCGGGTATCGCCTTAAAGCGCGATTCGCTTTGTTATAACGCGAGCGCAACCGATATTATAGGTGGTATAGGTCTAGTAGAGCCGCAATCCGCCATCAACGAATATCACGGCTGGACGCAACGCGATTTTTCGCAAGGTTACAGGCTGGACGTTACGATCACGCCGATTAGTGACAACCACGTAGCTGATTTTGGTAATCCGCCTAATTGGACGAACTGGCCTTCGGCGGGCGCCGCTCCTAGCGATCTATTGCTGATTACCGTTCGCGTCGCGTATGACGACACGGACGAGACGATAGGCGTTTTGCGTTACGCCGCGTCCAATGTTGGAAAGCGTTAA